The following proteins are co-located in the Scylla paramamosain isolate STU-SP2022 chromosome 37, ASM3559412v1, whole genome shotgun sequence genome:
- the LOC135091486 gene encoding formimidoyltransferase-cyclodeaminase-like has product MTKIVECVPNFSEGRDKAVIEAIAGAVRACHGVKLLDVDPGASTNRTVYTFVGGPDEVVEAALAAARVAFARIDMTKHKGSHPRMGALDVCPFIPVRGVTQKECVAIAATFGRRLAKELGVPVYLYGAAATKDFRTTLPQIRAGEYEGLKDKLIQPKWEPDFGSREFVPRWGATVTGVRKFLIAYNINLLSTKEQAHRIALNLREQGRGPTQLGRLKCCQAIGWYLEEQRLAQISLNLTDYDVTPMHVAFEEAKKDAAELKIGVMGSEVVGLVPLAALLQAAEYYITKEELFILEEEQKVQLAINRLGLSTLSPFNPKERIIEYCVGAGQGVGKLGRGSVEEFVRGVAARTPAPGGGSVAATVAAMGAALGTMVGQMTFGKRQWEALDASMRRLIPPLHHAAISLLPAIDADTAAFNAYMDAVRLPQGTEEEKGVRERAVKVATEKTIQVPLSLLKAIDQTWEPLVEMATVGNMNCRSDLQVGARCLEAGAWGAYYNVLVNLDNLLEGPERNSYLTQAEDLLQKARRGCEAVLSEVEKRAE; this is encoded by the exons ATGACCAAAATTGTGGAATGTGTTCCAAACTTCTCTGAAGGAAGGGACAAAGCG GTGATCGAGGCCATAGCCGGGGCGGTGCGGGCGTGTCATGGCGTCAAGCTGCTGGATGTGGATCCCGGCGCCTCCACTAACCGCACCGTGTACACCTTCGTGGGCGGGCCAGACGAGGTGGTGGAGGCTGCCCTTGCCGCTGCCAGGGTCGCCTTCGCCAGGATTGACATGACCAAGCATAAGG GCTCCCACCCTCGCATGGGCGCCTTGGACGTCTGCCCCTTCATCCCCGTGCGCGGCGTGACTCAGAAGGAGTGCGTGGCCATAGCTGCTACCTTCGGCCGGCGGCTCGCTAAGGAGTTGGGCGTACCTGTCTACCTGTACGGCGCCGCTGCCACTAAGGACTTCCGCACCACACTCCCGCAGATCAGGGCCGGGGAGTACGAGGGCCTGAAGGATAAG TTGATACAGCCCAAGTGGGAGCCAGATTTTGGGAGTCGCGAGTTTGTGCCTCGCTGGGGCGCCACCGTCACAGGCGTCAGGAAGTTCCTCATCGCTTACAACATCAATCTTCTGTCCACCAAGGAGCAGGCACACAG GATCGCACTCAATCTTCGGGAGCAAGGTCGCGGCCCCACCCAGCTAGGCCGCCTCAAGTGCTGTCAGGCCATCGGTTGGTACCTGGAGGAGCAACGCCTGGCCCAGATCAGCCTCAACCTCACAGACTACGACGTGACGCCCATGCATGTGGCCTTCGAGGAG GCAAAGAAGGACGCCGCTGAGCTCAAGATAGGGGTGATGGGCTCAGAGGTGGTGGGTCTCGTCCCCCTTGCGGCCCTCCTGCAGGCGGCGGAGTACTACATAACCAAGGAGGAGCTGTTTatactggaggaggagcagaaggtgcAGCTTGCCATCAACCGCCTCGGACTCAGCACTCTGTCTCCCTTCAACccaaa AGAGCGCATCATCGAGTACTGCGTGGGTGCGGGGCAAGGCGTGGGAAAGCTGGGGCGTGGCAGCGTGGAGGAGTTCGTGAGGGGAGTGGCGGCGAGGACTCCAGCACCGGGGGGCGGCTCCGTGGCGGCTACTGTGGCGgccatg GGCGCGGCGTTGGGCACCATGGTGGGCCAGATGACCTTCGGGAAGCGGCAGTGGGAGGCCCTGGACGCCTCTATGCGCCGCCTCATCCCGCCCCTACACCACGCCGCCATCTCCCTCTTGCCAGCCATCGACGCTGACACCGCAGCCTTCAACGCCTACATG GACGCTGTGAGGCTGCCCCAGgggacggaggaggaaaaaggcgtGAGGGAGAGGGCAGTGAAGGTAGCCACGGAGAAGACCATCCAGgtgcctctctcccttctgaAGGCGATCGACCAGACCTGGGAGCCCCTGGTGGAGATGGCGACCGTGGGCAACATGAACTGCAGGTCCGACTTACag GTCGGGGCGCGCTGTCTGGAGGCAGGGGCGTGGGGTGCCTACTACAACGTGCTGGTCAACCTGGACAACCTGCTGGAGGGACCCGAGCGCAACTCCTATCTAACACAAGCCGAGGATTTGCTGCAGAAGGCGCGGCGGGGATGTGAGGCCGTTCTGAGCGAGGTGGAGAAGCGGGCGGAATAG